ACGGCAGACTTGACTAGTCTTGACGACAAGAGAGTTATACCATACTCTAGCCTTTAGTATAAACCAACTTCTTTTTGGATACTCTAAATCTGGAAATCTGGTGCCGGGCATTGATTTGGAAGTCCGGTGTCTAACATAACTTGCCACTATTTTGCGGCGGCACTCTCTCTCATTTTGTGCGAGAGTGCGTACAGGAACTAGTTTCAATACTTGGCAGTATTGACAATCCTTGGGCTGATGAACAGCTGATAGTCGAGATGGCGAACTACTAGAAATGAGGCACCAAAAATAACTAACGAAAACAATTCGTTTTTAGGTTAATGGAAACATTTTccgatttaaatatttataattattttttttttaatgtagtgTGCTTTTTATGAAACCACTGTCAAATTCAATCACACTTTGCTGAACACATTTTGTATGCATGCGATTCTACCGAAAACTGAGTGTTGgtttatgtattgtttttttgtttttattatcgaaGGAGGAATCTGTCATAGATACCGTCACATAGACGGCATACACGATTCATACTGCTTGCTAAAGGTACCACGGCCAGTCAGTAATTATCTTACTGTGCTGAACTTGCAAACGTCCATTTCTCTTCATTACTCTCCCTGAGGTACTGCTTCAATGTGTTACTTCGCAGGGCTTGTTAGCTATATAGCTTCATCAATATCTATCCGCTATGACCTCTGGCCTGCTAAATATATCTTAGCTCTCTTTGAGTTCTTGTAACGAATGTAGCTTTTTCCTCCCGTTTTTATTGCGATTCCATCATATAACATTTGAAAATCTACTTTCTGCCGTGGATAGTAAAAAAGGACTTCTTCCGAGTCTTCTTGAAAGTTGGTGCACACAGGGCATTAAGGGCTATCCTCGTGTCCAAACTTATACAGGTATTTTCTAAAGCCTCCGTGTCCAGAAAGGAACTGTGTCAAGTGATGGGCTGCATTACTAAAACTACGGTTGAGCCATAGTCGGAGGTGTTCCAGCGGTCTTGCCACCTTGTTAGTGAAACAATTCTTTCCTCTTCTctcatcgtttttttttatttatttcggcatCAGCAGCACATCTGTCGTAGACTCTTTTCAACTCGCACGCGAGTATATTCGCTGGTGTCATACCCACTATGGCAAAGGCCGCTCAGTTTCGCCGCATTTGCCCAGACTGAggcattatatatttaaaaggaCTGAAGTAGCTACGTTCGCCAGCAATTTTCGCCTAGTTGACTTTGGGCCATCTATGTTAGGTAAGGCCTTAAGAGTGCTGTTTGTATGTTCGCCATTATCTCTATCGCGTAGTCAATATGAGTCTTAAAATTGAATATGCAGTCAATCATAGGTATTTCAGTACGGGAGAGCAAAACTCCCTGTGTTTATCATCGGAGGGCGACGCAGGTGCGAGGTTTAACATGTGGGGCCTCCACGGTCGCtccgatattttatttttttaaagaaaaagaagcATGTTATTATCCAGCTGTTATcatcttttattaatatttagatgtatgtattaatattaGACAATATAAGATGATACggaattatgtatgtattaaattaTACAATATGTGAGAATCCGGAACTACAATTACCTCTGTCGGCTGACACGTCCTGATCCTTGCTGTAATAAAATCggtgtgaaattgaaatttaaaattaaggcAAAAGTAACCAGTAAACGTTTTAATTGCTCGGAGGGGAAATTCCAAGGTTAGCGGCCTTAacgttgcagcgactggaaCAGGTGGTTTgcaacagtcggaacggtaggcgcAGTTAACATTAGGGTGGCTAAACATTTATTAGACTTTAGGGTATGGCCTAAACACCCtgtacatattttatgttttaaaaacgTAGATAAGGGAATTGAATATGAATTTGAGCTGTTTTAcaaacatactttttttaatcatttttaagttatacaaaattaaaggtGGTCCTCGTTAATCGTTATTATTCTTTTTATACTGCTTCAACTTATTCTGCAATTATGTTGACAGCGTTCTGACAAGAAATAAAGTTTCGCATCCTGTCATTCATGGTCGTTATTCAGATGACAACAAAGTAAAATATGCGGAAAATGTGTTGAGTTTTTCGTAAATCAACAATAATATCCCAGTAACAATCCCTATGACGTAAACAAGTAAGCAGATTCCTTTAAAATTACCGGTTACCTTTAAAATTACCGGTCTGATGTCGACCACACCTATACATTCTATACATCGTGCCTGCAAAGTATGTGGGAGATTCGAACTAAACGTCGAACTTCTGAATACACgcacaaaatgaaacaaaatgaagCAACTGCCAGTAAATGGAAAATACAACCGATTTTGAGAGATCTTTTAGCAGCTCGGATGCTTTTCAGTTAGCGAGAAAATTTCGTAACTTCTCTGTCTTGCAAGTTCGGTTAATTTGTTGGTTaacttttcgaaatttttttatgaaggcgggaaatttgatttataaaattttggttaGGGCAAAATTACTCGAAAAGCATTgtagacattaaaaaaaatgaccgTGTATCCACTTTTCAGCGCCagtgtattttttgaaatttcgtcatttttgaaatttgatccTTCAGCAtattatgttgttgttgctgttgtaacagcataaacttTCTCCAAAAAACGTTTGGGGAATGCTGCAGGTGTGACAGCCCTTGACCGAAAATAAGTCCAGATCGTTCCGGTAGCATAGAACCGACTCTCTGTCTTTTAGACCTCTGAAAGAAATCTTGGATTGATAGTTCCCAATGGATTATTTATACCAAGTACTTCACTCGCGTATCTCCgctttttccttgttcactcctctcgggagggTAGGGCCTCGAGAAGACTTGTCTTACGtttgtttcgttaatctatttgatttctgacagggtgggTGTTTAGCCTGTCGCATATCTCCATAATCGCgtgttatttatttcaaaagcgATAACTTCTAACATTTTGTATAACAGATTGTTCCAAAGTAGTGCCAATTTTTGGATCCGCCGCTGGAGATATTACCCTTGCACtacacaaatattttgctgaaaaagAGTTATTTGTAAAAGAGTGATTTTTTTGATCCCCCTTTTCAATGTTCTGCATACGCCACTTTGTTTGCTTAAATGGATAAATGAATGACATTTAATTAACTACACTGATCAACAGCAATCAATACATAAGTGCCAAACCAATCAATCGGAAAATTGAGTGGCGGCGGCGACCTTGtgctgaaatgaaaatattttgatttccaATCGTTGTTATTCGTTTATTTACAATGCAACAGCCAATCAATCAATCAAGCTGGTTAGTGATTTGATCGCGACAGAGCGCTGGCGCACGAgtgaattcataaataaatactctATTACTATTAATTTATTATGTATGCATGCTTTTGAGGAAAAATTAGCATACTCGTTTATGTCTAGAGCGCAAACCGCCAAACAAAAGTGAGCTTTAAAGAGACAAAAGTTGAATAACCGcgttataattaatttaaccaGCGAATAAGAAGACGGAGTATGAGTATTGAAAGAGGATAATACTCATATACTCGTGTATGTAGTGagaattgaagaaaaaactCAGTTCCACAGACAACCAGTAGCGCTGAAATgccattaaatataattaacgaAACAACTGCAACAATGAACTCCTATTGAACAGCAGCTGGTGatcaaatttatgaaaaacataaagCGAAGAAGAAACAAAATCACACTATTGGCGTGCAACAACACTTCAGATGAACGGACGGCTATCAATTGTGGGGTAGCGCGATCGCCAGCGCGTAATATCACAAAAtatcaacgaagaaaaattaaGACACGCATAATAGCTTATTTACCAGCGACAATGGCTTTGTGTAGAATTGCCGACaagccagcagcagcagcaacaacaacaacaacaacaagcttaAGATAAACGTACATTGCGTACAAGAGGCGCATTATTATTAGCCAAGCGCAGTGAAGCTGAAGCCAAAGCCAAGCGAAGTAAAGTAATCACTCTGTGGCCTATAGATGAGAGTAGAGATCGCGATCATCAACAAAGCACCGGCGAACAATCAATCTACGTAAAACAAACGATCAATTGCGTGTAGAtctatgtgcacacatacaccgAGAGTGTGTATTCAGACTTAAATCGGCTTCCCCAGCCACTTTAGCCCGCATATTAAAGCCGTCAAAATGCTATTATAAACGATCATCAATTGACGATGCTGATCGACGCTGATCGACGCCGCAGCACAAAAACACTTAAGAGTGTAGTGGGGCGCAAAGGTGCGCGAGGGAGGCAAGCATGGTGAACATGAGTTAAAGAAAGAAAGATGGAGTAGAAGGCGCAGGCAGGCAATGCAGCTGAGACGCAAAGCCACAATTCCAAGCTGGGCAATCAAGTTGTCGggcattgatttttttgttttcgttcgcCCAGCATAACTTGACTGCGGTAACGTAAATTGAACCAGTTCCTGTGCACGTATgcgcacatatgtatacatgtacatatatatactatatgtacgCTTACGTTTGTGCTTGTATGAATTTGAGCGGTGATGAACGCCAATTCAACGCGCTGCGCCGTTCATTATGCGATCAATGTTGATCATTTCATCCTGCGGCTGTTGACAGCCCACCGCGCGGACATGACATGCGAGTCGGGTACAAGCAATGTATGGACATACATAGGCACATATATGGATACTAACATATAtgaatgcatgcatgcatatgaaaacaaagcaaaacaaagggTTAAGAATGAGCACCCAAAATAAagttgatacaaaaaaaaaccccaaaCGTATGAAGCAAACATGGCGCATGcttacatattatataagttTGTGTGTGCCGCAGCCGCCCTGAGCATTGTGGCAATCAATGCAAGCCAAAACTTTAACTTCAACTTCAACAACCACAACATCATTAGTTATAGCGGCATTGCTTCGAACGGTTGTGGCAACATGATGGCGCAGTAATGCATGTGTACCTGTTtcttatgtgtttttgtttttgttgctgctgttataATTTACCTCAAAGTAAGAACGAAGAAGCTGCGCGGCATAATTACCCAACCGCGATCAACCGATCAACGCGTCCACTGCCGCATGCTTGCATCGTTTTTAATGTTCTTAACCGAACTGCTTGCTACGTTGCTGCTCATTTCCTCAAACTCTGTTCTcattttggtttgtttgttttctacttttctacCTGATGACGCGGATCGCTTAGAGAAATAAAACACAACCTTTTCGTTTAATAGattcttatattataatttaacactAAGCGCGGTTGCCTTTATATACATTATCTAAAGCGGTAAGTTATGCGGTAAAAACTTAAGCGGTAAAATATGCGGTAATTGCGAGATGAATAATAAGCAGTAAATAAATTCTAAGTTCAAAGACCTAATTAAACAGCAATATGTACCTACGCACGTACATACGTGTAAGAAAAGGATATGCGGTAATTGCGGGACGAATAACAGTAGCAGTAAATAAACTCTAAGTTCAAAGACCTAATCAAACAGCAATATGTACCTACGCACGTACATACGTGTAAGAAAAGGATATGCGGTAATTGCGGGATGAATAACAAAGCAGTAAATAAACTCTAAGTTCAAAGACCTCtaatgcacgtacatatgtacgtgtaagAACAAAGGATATAGCATAAAATAGAATAACAAAAGCGATCGTTTACATTGCTGACATTAACCCTtaagtaatattataaaaaattaaaacttaaattaaatgcatagaCGGACTCAACATACCGCCGCCCTTGAATTATCTCAATAAGTTCAAtatagaaaattacaaattataggaaagaaaaaatatgaaaagcttAATAATATTCATGATGAATTGGTAGTTTCTTCGTGAAATAAGTCTCCTTTCGTTGGTAGAGGGCAGAGCTTTACTATGGGCCGAACTAATTCGCCATGCGGAGTTTTCAGCGTAACCACTCTCACGCGTCCATCGGCGCCAGGGTGGCATTTAATAACACGTGCCAGCGTCCACTTCGTCGGAGGGGTAGGTTCGTTGAAGACTGCAACTACATCACCTTCTTCGATGTTGCGTGAAGGGCGAAGCCACTTGGTACGACGTTGCAAGTTGACGAGATATTCGTCTCTCCAACGGCGCCAGAAATGCTGTCTCATGGCAGAGATCGCTTGCCACCGCTGACGCAGGTTTCCACGGAGCCCTTGACCCTCAGGCTCCGGGATAGATTTAAGCGGTTCACCGACAATGAAGTGGCCAGGCGTAAGTACCTCTACATCACCAGCGGCTGCAGAATTGTCACAGAGTGGGCGGGAGTTGACGCAGGCTTCTACTTCTGTTAGCAGTGTGTTGAACTCTTCGTAGGACAGAAGAATTTCGCTCATAACACGTTTCAGATGATATTTTACTCTTTTTATTCCAATCTCCCAATACCCCCCCATATGAGGCGCGGACGGAGGGTTGAAACGCCATTCGATGTTAGAATCTGCAAAAAACGAACGGAGTTTGGTATCAGCCATACACCTTTCAAACGCAATTCGAAGCTCCTTCTCGGCCCCGACGAAATTCGTCCCATTGTCAGAAGAAATGACCTTGCAAAAACCTCTGCGGCTTACAAATCTCTTAAAGGCATTGAGGAAACTCGATGTTGATAGATCTCCAACAAACTCTAAATGCATCGCCCCGGTGCACATGCAAATAAAAGCGCAGATATAACCCTTGGTGGCTTTCGCTCCTCTCCCATGAGTGAATTTGTAAGAATATGGTCCAGCAAAATCGACAGCAGCGTGGATGAAACAGCGTGCGTAGGTGGTGCGGATCGCAGGTAAATCCCCCATTGATTGTGCGGCAAGATTGCGGTTGAGACAGGTGCACCTTACGCATTTGCGGTATGTGCTACGAATTAGGCTGCGGGCGCCAATAACCCAATATCGACGTTGCAGGATGGTTTGCATGATGCGGGGTCCAGCGTGTAGTGTAATTTCGTGAATATCGCGAATGATCAGTTTCGCAAGTGGGCAGTTTTTTGGCAGGATAATCGGATGTCTTACATCAGCAGCTACTTCAGCGTTCTTGATCCTACCTCCTACTCGCAAGACGTTTTTCCCATCGAGATATGGCTGCAATGTCAAAATACTACTCCGAAGCGGAATCGGCTTTCTTCTGTTGCAAAgagaaatttcattagaaaaatacAGTGATTGTGTATACCTTATCAAGCGTAGTTCAGCTTCGGATAGCTCTTGACAGCAGGGAGGACCGACCCGTTTAGCAGCGTTGATTCGTGTCTTAACACGAGCGTTGACGAAAAACCTTAACACGTAAGCAATGATGCGGCGCAGCTTGGAATACGATGAATATTTCATCAATACCGGCCGGTGGTCATCTGAGCTCGTAGCATGGGCGACGACCTTGCTACGAACGCCCAACTGAGTTGTGTGTTGCGAAGATGATAGCTTCCAGAAATGATCAGGACCTTTTAAGAATTCAGGACCAGACCACCATAGTTTTTGATGCAGTAGTTCGGACGGAGTTACACCTCTAGAAGCGCAATCTGCTGGATTCAGTTCAGAGCGGATATGATTCCAACATTCAGGCGGTAAGACTTCTTGGATGTCAGCAACGCGGTTGGCAACGAAGGTTATCCACTTACTAGGGTGCGCCTGAAGCCATGCCAATGTAATAGTGGAGTCAGTCCAAGCATAGATCGGATAGCGGAGATCACCCCAGCTATGTAACACGCTCCGCGCCAATTTTGCAGCAAGATGTGCAGCGCACAATTCTAAGCGTGGCAGGGTTGTTGTTTTAAGTGGTGCTACCTTAGTCTTCGACGAGATCAGCACAACGGTAATACTGCCGTCGTTGTGTAACGTGCGCGCGTACATTACGGCAGCGTAAGCGCGTTCGGAAGCGTCAGCGAAAATATGTAGCTCAGTGAACGACTCACCTGCTCCTGAGCCAAACCAGCGACTTATCTTCAAACTCGATAGCAGTAGTAGTTCCGAGCGATGTTGTCGCCACTGTACTGCGATGCAGTCTGGAACAACGTCATCCCAACCGACACTCATACGCCAGATCTCCTGAAACCACATCTTTGACCTTATGGTCGCTGGAGCGAGCAGACCCAATGGGTCGAAAAGCGTGCTAGCATCAGACAAGAATGTTCTCTTCGTTAAATTAGTGGGTGGTTGATTCAGCTTAACTGAGAACGTGAAGTAGTCCTCCTCTGTATTCCATATCAGGCCCAAGGCATGGACATCTTTAGTATCGACTAGGTAGTGTGATATATTCTCCGACGCGTTCGAAACATTTTCAGAAAGTTCCGCACAATTAGACGCCCATTTTCGGAGTTCGAAGCCCCCTTCCTTCAGTATTTCGGAGACGTTTCGTTGTAAACTTAGCAGCTCTTCTTTAGAAGACGCACCAGTGAGGAGATCATCCATGTAAAAGTCCTCATGGATGATGGCAGCAGCCTTCGCGCAAATGTGTGAAGAATATTTTGCGGTTTGTTGCAGCGATTTAACGGCTAAGTAGGACGCAGCGGCAACACCATAAGTAACGCGCAACATGCGATAATCTTTTATGGGTAACGTCGGGTCACGACGCCAGACAATGCGTTGTAGATCGAGGTTTTTCGTGGACATGCATATTTGGCGGTACATTTTCGCGATGTCCGCGGTTACTGCGTAGCGATGTGTTCTGAAACGAGTTAGAATTGAATATAAATCTGGTTGCAATTGGGGACCAACAAATAATGCATCGTTCAACGAATTCCCGGTGGTGGTTTTGGCGGACGCATTGAACACGACTCTCAATTTAGTCGTGACGCTTGACTCTTTTACGACGGGGTGATGCGGCATATAAAACGTTTGATCCGTTGGCGGTGGTGCAAGTTCCATGTGCTTCATGTCGATGAGTTCTTGCATGAACTCATTGTAGCGTTGGCGTAGGTCGTCATCTCGCGCTAGTCTTTTTTCGAGGCTTAGTAGATTTCGAACAGCATAACTTCGCGATGCTCCCAAGGGTACGTCAGATTTCAGCGGCAGCTCTACTATAAATCGACCGTCGGGTgaccttctgtgcgttttttCGAAAAGCTCTTCACAATAGCGTTCTTCGTAGGTGAGGTGGGCCTTTTTCGGTGCTTCTTCTAACTCCCAAAGTCTAGTGAGTGCTCGATCTAAATGGACTTCACAATGCAGAGACTGTAAGCCGTGCGAAGGGGATTCGGATCCATCGACATTTCCAAACAGCGTCCAACCGAAAACCGTTCGTTGAGCCATGGGCGTACCGGGTGGCCCCTTACGGATCTCCGAGCAGAGGAGCTGTCCCATGACGTCCATTCCGACCAAGATATCGATACGCCCGGGTTTCATGAAGTGCTGATCGGCTAAAAGTAGATCTTGTATGTGCGGCCACGCCGACACCTTCAAGGGCTGTGTTGGCAAATCACTTGTGATTTTAGGCAGAATCAATGCGTCAACAGTAAAGCATTGGGCTGAAAAATGAGAGGATAATGATAGTAATACTTCACCTCTAGAGCGTATCCCTTGGGAGGAACCAATTCCAGAAATCAATATTGCGGACCCTCTTCGCGGTAATCCTAAGCGTTGTACACATGACTCGGTTACGAAGGAAGCATGCGAACCAGAATCAAACAGCAAGCGAGCGGGTTGCCAATGACCAGAGCAATCGCGTACCTTGACCAAGGCGGTTGCCAACAGCACAGTCCTTTCTCTTGGATGAGGCTGGTTGGGATTGGCATTCAAATATGAAGACGTACAGGCAGCAGCGGTGTCTGTGGAAGGACCGTTAGCGGATGAAACGGTTGTGTCCGTTTGATGCATGACGTCTGCGGCAGGGGAGAAAGGCCTAAGAGAAGCGCTGTTAACGAAATGAGAAACGGTTGTAGCGTTAGTTATAGCGGCAGTATTATGCAACAGCGTGTGATGGCGTTGATGGCAAATCCTGCATGCAGATGTGCTGTTACACTTTGCCTTATAATGGCCTGAACTCAAGCAGTTCATACACACGCGCGATTCTCTCACAAATTTCGATTTACCGTTTGCGTCAAGGTCCCGAAATTTTTCACAACTGTATATTTTGTGTGGCCCGTTACAAAATGTACAGCCCGTGCTGTTCTGATCTTGCACTGCGTGAAACACATTCGTAGACTTACACACCGACGCGGTTTTACCCTTAGCTGGCACTAATCCCGTTGACGATGATAGCATTGATAGAGAACGACATCTAACTTCTAAAAACGTGGACAGCTGTTCGAATGACGGAGGCTCATCAGTGACGAGTGATAGCTCCCATTGCTTTCGTGTCTCGAAGTCTAATTTATTGACTAGTTCGTACACTAGCCAATCGTCCCAAAACTCCACTGGACGTCCCAAAGCCTTAAGCTCGCGTATGTGTTGCTGGAAGGCGTCGATCACTCCCTTAATTGCGTCGGCGGTGTCACTAGCTGCCCTCTTTACGTTGGCCATAGCTCTAAAATGTCCTTCAACTATAACGCGCATGACCTTATAACGCGATTTTAGTAGGTCCCAAGCTTCTTCATAGTTGACATCACATATCTTAAACCCACTTATGATTTTTAACGCATCACCCCTTAAACAACTGCGCAGATAGTGCAGTTTTTGCCCATTTGACAGGGCTGCATTACTGTCGACCAAGGTAGAAAACGCGTCGAAAAAACCGATCCACTCCGTGGAGTCCCCAGAGAATTGGGGCAGCTCCATCTTCGGCAGTCGTATTGCTGCAGACACGGGCGTTGTCACGGACGCGGGTTGCGCTTCGGCACGACACTTCTGTACGCGGTTGAAGTTTGCCAAGGCCGTAGAGTACCACGTCTCAGCTTGGATTCGTACACTTTCTTCGATGTCCATATTGTCACTTCCGCACGAAATTTCAACCGCATCTTGAGCGGTATTAAAGCGAGCCCACTGCTCACTGAGCAGTTGCATATAGCTTTTTATGCTTTCTGCATCCATTGTAAACGCATCGTCCGTACTCTTGGCCATATACCGCTTAATGGCGTTAAGCGCAGAGTCGCGTGTTTTCACGGaactcgacatttttttttttttttagtaaattcgaAGGACGATACGCGCACTGCTATCACGCACAAATCCACGCACTAATTTTTATTGCCTTGATATTCCCTTTTAAGAGATTCTTCACAATCTCAGGACTGCCAATGATGTGCTCCTTACAGAAATTACAACTCACAGAAATTCTGTATTTCTAATTGAATATCTTCAATTTTTTATCGCTTATATAGCtttattttaattgcatttaaacCGTGAACCTAcgtattcaaaattttgcaattttgtttcCCTTAATCACACTcgcaaatcctttttttttgttcactggttacttatatatttttcgctcactggttatttattatttaacattgCATGCACCTTAGCCAAAATCTATTGGCTAAACTTTTAAAATGCGGGCTTGActatccggctcgaaggaccaaaatGATGACGCGGATCGCTTAGAGAAATAAAACACAACCTTTTCGTTTAATAGattcttatattataatttaacactAAGCGCGGTTGCCTTTATATACATTATCTAAAGCGGTAAGTTATGCGGTAAAAACTTAAGCGGTAAAATATGCGGTAATTGCGAGATGAATAATAAGCAGTAAATAAATTCTAAGTTCAAAGACCTAATTAAACAGCAATATGTACCTACGCACGTACATACGTGTAAGAAAAGGATATAGCATAAAATAGAATAACAAAAGCGATCGTTTACATTGCTGACATTAACCCTtaagtaatattataaaaaattaaaacttaaattaaatgcatagaCGGACTCAACACTACCATTCTGCTTTTTGGGTGCAACCCTTTTTAAAGCGCTTTATTTGCGGTCTtgatttaatttcacttttagatattttattttaaattttgttgttgttttttcctCCTTCGCTGATAACTAACTTTAATGGCTTTCAGCGTAACCGACATTTTGTTGCGGTAAGAGCTGTTGAGACGCGCTTTGGGCCGGTTTGCCTGTTGCGCCTGCTGATCGCTCATTTCCTACCACTCTGTTCTTAATATGTTTTGTTGATTCGATAAGCCACAGCCTGCCCTTCTGCGaacttataaaaatgtaaaattatgtGGGATCCAGTGCTTCTATATGAAGTTGTATGCCGGTGCTGCTCGACGCGGATGTATGCATGGAAGGCTGACTGCTGCTTGCTTTTTTCCTTCATACCGGCAGGATCGTCATTTGgtagattatttttattttgctacttCACTAtggctttacatttttttaagttttttctttaatttattttatttatttctcgaTGCCTGTTTTGCCGTTGATCGCTTTTATTGATCTTTCTACTACTCTTCATTGTTTTCGCCAATCAACGCGTTCATTTGTGTTGTGTTAAATTGACTGCAGCTTTTGCTCTTTGCGCCTATCTGCGCCGCAATTTCATTCGATTCAGTGGCCGATTCATGGTTCCTAATATACAGTGAGTGTTAGTGAAAATCGGATTTGATATTAATATATTGTCCGACATAGCACATCgaattttggaaatttcaatCAATATCTGAATTTGTTCAAACTCGTGAAATTTTCTAGCAGAGTAACTCACTGCGACGCCGAAGCATCATTTCTAGAATTTTattgtggcatacttgcagCTTTTTAATATGCTAGAGAAATATATAAAGGATCTTTTAAAAG
The sequence above is drawn from the Anastrepha obliqua isolate idAnaObli1 chromosome 4, idAnaObli1_1.0, whole genome shotgun sequence genome and encodes:
- the LOC129244172 gene encoding uncharacterized protein LOC129244172, producing MSSSVKTRDSALNAIKRYMAKSTDDAFTMDAESIKSYMQLLSEQWARFNTAQDAVEISCGSDNMDIEESVRIQAETWYSTALANFNRVQKCRAEAQPASVTTPVSAAIRLPKMELPQFSGDSTEWIGFFDAFSTLVDSNAALSNGQKLHYLRSCLRGDALKIISGFKICDVNYEEAWDLLKSRYKVMRVIVEGHFRAMANVKRAASDTADAIKGVIDAFQQHIRELKALGRPVEFWDDWLVYELVNKLDFETRKQWELSLVTDEPPSFEQLSTFLEVRCRSLSMLSSSTGLVPAKGKTASVCKSTNVFHAVQDQNSTGCTFCNGPHKIYSCEKFRDLDANGKSKFVRESRVCMNCLSSGHYKAKCNSTSACRICHQRHHTLLHNTAAITNATTVSHFVNSASLRPFSPAADVMHQTDTTVSSANGPSTDTAAACTSSYLNANPNQPHPRERTVLLATALVKVRDCSGHWQPARLLFDSGSHASFVTESCVQRLGLPRRGSAILISGIGSSQGIRSRGEVLLSLSSHFSAQCFTVDALILPKITSDLPTQPLKVSAWPHIQDLLLADQHFMKPGRIDILVGMDVMGQLLCSEIRKGPPGTPMAQRTVFGWTLFGNVDGSESPSHGLQSLHCEVHLDRALTRLWELEEAPKKAHLTYEERYCEELFEKTHRRSPDGRFIVELPLKSDVPLGASRSYAVRNLLSLEKRLARDDDLRQRYNEFMQELIDMKHMELAPPPTDQTFYMPHHPVVKESSVTTKLRVVFNASAKTTTGNSLNDALFVGPQLQPDLYSILTRFRTHRYAVTADIAKMYRQICMSTKNLDLQRIVWRRDPTLPIKDYRMLRVTYGVAAASYLAVKSLQQTAKYSSHICAKAAAIIHEDFYMDDLLTGASSKEELLSLQRNVSEILKEGGFELRKWASNCAELSENVSNASENISHYLVDTKDVHALGLIWNTEEDYFTFSVKLNQPPTNLTKRTFLSDASTLFDPLGLLAPATIRSKMWFQEIWRMSVGWDDVVPDCIAVQWRQHRSELLLLSSLKISRWFGSGAGESFTELHIFADASERAYAAVMYARTLHNDGSITVVLISSKTKVAPLKTTTLPRLELCAAHLAAKLARSVLHSWGDLRYPIYAWTDSTITLAWLQAHPSKWITFVANRVADIQEVLPPECWNHIRSELNPADCASRGVTPSELLHQKLWWSGPEFLKGPDHFWKLSSSQHTTQLGVRSKVVAHATSSDDHRPVLMKYSSYSKLRRIIAYVLRFFVNARVKTRINAAKRVGPPCCQELSEAELRLIRRKPIPLRSSILTLQPYLDGKNVLRVGDSNIEWRFNPPSAPHMGGYWEIGIKRVKYHLKRVMSEILLSYEEFNTLLTEVEACVNSRPLCDNSAAAGDVEVLTPGHFIVGEPLKSIPEPEGQGLRGNLRQRWQAISAMRQHFWRRWRDEYLVNLQRRTKWLRPSRNIEEGDVVAVFNEPTPPTKWTLARVIKCHPGADGRVRVVTLKTPHGELVRPIVKLCPLPTKGDLFHEETTNSS